In one window of Immundisolibacter sp. DNA:
- a CDS encoding EVE domain-containing protein — protein sequence MNYWLFKSEPDVFGIDHLAGKPKATEHWDGVRNYQARNFMRAMQVGDQAFFYHSNCDPPGIVGIVEVVREAYPDDSSWNPESKYFDPASTPDKPRWFMVDVRLVRKLPRLISLAELRDNPALIEMPLVRRGNRLSVMPVEKSAWEVILRMAQGHDGRFDKPI from the coding sequence ATGAACTACTGGCTGTTCAAATCCGAACCGGACGTGTTCGGCATCGACCATCTGGCCGGCAAACCCAAGGCCACCGAGCACTGGGACGGTGTGCGCAACTACCAGGCGCGTAACTTCATGCGCGCCATGCAGGTTGGCGACCAAGCCTTTTTCTACCACTCCAACTGCGACCCGCCGGGTATCGTCGGCATCGTGGAAGTGGTTCGCGAGGCGTATCCGGATGACAGCTCGTGGAATCCAGAGAGCAAATACTTCGATCCGGCCTCCACCCCCGACAAGCCGCGCTGGTTCATGGTCGACGTGCGCCTGGTACGCAAACTGCCGCGTCTCATATCCCTGGCCGAACTGCGCGACAACCCGGCGCTGATCGAAATGCCGCTGGTGCGGCGGGGGAACCGATTGTCGGTGATGCCGGTGGAGAAGTCGGCGTGGGAGGTCATTCTGCGGATGGCGCAGGGTCATGACGGACGGTTCGATAAACCGATTTAA
- a CDS encoding DUF4258 domain-containing protein has protein sequence MAPPTISQFRHLIRTLNYVVSTHAAEELEDDHLSILDLENIILTGQIAARQRDPQTREVKCVVTGVTLDGTAAETVVKVGITGKLIVVTVYLC, from the coding sequence ATGGCCCCACCAACAATCAGCCAGTTCCGCCACCTGATACGCACGCTGAATTACGTCGTTTCCACCCACGCCGCCGAAGAGCTTGAAGATGACCACCTCTCCATCCTCGACCTCGAAAACATCATCCTCACGGGGCAAATCGCCGCGCGCCAGCGTGACCCCCAAACCCGTGAAGTCAAGTGCGTCGTCACAGGCGTCACGCTCGATGGCACGGCTGCCGAAACCGTCGTCAAAGTCGGGATCACCGGCAAGCTCATTGTCGTCACCGTCTATCTCTGTTGA
- a CDS encoding type II toxin-antitoxin system MqsA family antitoxin — translation MARLPKPSSKSGSPASSLSSPSISVEEHCAYCGSATVQLKHVTRSFGKGATLLVIEAIPMWSCPSCSESYFSAQTLHEIERIKALRQSVAVNRTVPVAVFEAADA, via the coding sequence ATGGCACGGCTGCCGAAACCGTCGTCAAAGTCGGGATCACCGGCAAGCTCATTGTCGTCACCGTCTATCTCTGTTGAGGAACACTGCGCTTATTGCGGCAGTGCCACCGTCCAGTTGAAGCACGTCACGCGGAGCTTCGGCAAAGGCGCTACCTTGCTGGTCATCGAAGCCATTCCCATGTGGTCGTGCCCGAGTTGCAGCGAGTCTTACTTCTCCGCACAAACCCTGCACGAGATCGAACGTATCAAAGCATTGCGCCAATCGGTTGCCGTCAATCGCACAGTGCCGGTGGCTGTCTTCGAGGCTGCGGATGCGTAG